In the Microcebus murinus isolate Inina chromosome 14, M.murinus_Inina_mat1.0, whole genome shotgun sequence genome, one interval contains:
- the LOC105878995 gene encoding uncharacterized protein LOC105878995: protein MATQESSIKVYKDKHQDARASTCLSITEESTESKVTSRGSSSVDRCAENLQVKPMSDVTELASPLYSGEGTCQNGQLKESLDTFDCNCKDIYGQKSQLVSCQQRAPREEKPGTRNDHGKVLNTSQGAHPFEKVHTPEKLYRCGHCGKDFSQSSELLLHQRDHAEEKPYKCEECGKGFTRSSSLLVHQAVHMDEKPYKCDKCGKGFTRSSSLLIHHAVHTGEKPYKCDKCGKGFSQSSKLHIHQRVHTGEKPYECGECGMSFSQRSNLHIHQRVHTGERPYKCGECGKGFSQSSNLHIHRCIHTGEKPYQCYECGKGFSQSSDLRIHLRVHTGEKPYHCGKCGKGFSQSSKLLIHQRVHTGEKPYECSKCGKGFSQSSNLHIHQRVHRKDPH, encoded by the coding sequence ATGGCCACACAAGAGTCATCAATAAAGGTCTATAAAGACAAGCATCAGGATGCTCGGGCAAGCACGTGTCTCTCTATAACTGAAGAAAGCACTGAGAGCAAGGTGACAAGCAGGGGAAGTTCTTCTGTGGACCGCTGTGCAGAGAACCTTCAAGTTAAACCCATGTCTGATGTAACAGAACTGGCCTCACCATTGTACAGTGGTGAAGGAACTTGCCAGAATGGCCAGTTGAAAGAATCTTTGGATACCTTTGACTGTAACTGCAAAGACATTTATGGGCAGAAATCACAGTTGGTCAGTTGTCAGCAGCGAGCTCCTAGAGAGGAGAAACCCGGTACCCGTAATGACCATGGGAAAGTACTTAATACCAGCCAAGGTGCTCATCCATTTGAGAAAGTCCACACTCCAGAGAAACTATACAGATGTGGCCATTGTGGTAAGGACTTCAGTCAAAGCTCAGAGCTGCTACTTCATCAGAGAGACCACGCAGAAGAaaagccctacaaatgtgaagagtgTGGGAAGGGCTTCACCAGGAGCTCAAGTCTGTTAGTCCATCAAGCAGTCCACATGGATGAGAAACCCTATAAGTGTGACAAGTGTGGGAAGGGCTTCACCAGGAGCTCGAGTCTGCTCATTCATCATGCAGTCCATACAGGCGAGAAGCCttataaatgtgataaatgtgGGAAGGGCTTTAGTCAGAGCTCCAAACTGCACATCCACCAGCGAGTGCACACTGGGGAGAAGCCTTATGAGTGTGGGGAGTGTGGTATGAGCTTCAGTCAACGCTCAAACCTGCACATCCACCAGCGCGTCCACACAGGGGAGAGGCCCTACAAGTGTGGTGAATGCGGGAAGGGCTTCAGTCAGAGCTCGAACCTCCACATTCACCGGTGCatccacacaggagagaagcctTACCAGTGCTATGAGTGTGGGAAGGGCTTCAGCCAGAGCTCAGATCTTCGCATCCATCTCAGagtccacactggagagaagccataTCACTGTGGCAAATGTGGGAAGGGATTCAGCCAGAGTTCCAAACTCCTCATCCACCAGAGGgtacatactggagagaagccctatgagTGCAGCAAGTGTGGAAAGGGCTTCAGCCAGAGCTCCAACCTGCACATCCACCAGCGGGTTCACAGGAAAGATCCCCATTAA